In Parerythrobacter aestuarii, the sequence ATATCCAAGTATGCAGACCGAGGAGTTAGTCTTCGGATCGTATGTCGATCCCTTCAAGACATGGAAGTCAGACCTCTATGAGCGCGACGAGAACAAGGAAGTATGGGATCGCATCCAGAAAATAGCGAAGAAAAACAACGGCGCCTTTGAGATACGAGGTTCCCATGCAAGAGGGTGGCTACAGAACACAGACTTGCGCGAGATGATCGTGGGTTTCTCTCAAAAGCTACAAGAATTTCAGAAGCAGCTTCGAGCGTCGGAGAAGGCTCGCGTTTCGGTTAGAGACGATCTTCTCAAACCCTTATGAGTGTGTGTTCCTGTGGCGGAATCATCTGGTCGCGGGCTGTAGCAAGAGGTTGAGCTACAGCGCCTTCATGTTGCATTTCACTACTCCGCCGCCTCCGCCTGCCGCTCCAACATCGGCTTCAAATACTGCCCGGTATAACTCCCCTTCACCGCCGTGATCCTGAAACAAGTTCAGGACAGGCCATCCGCCGCTACTCGGCAGCTTCCCGCTGCCGCGCCAGCATCGGCTTCAGATACTGACCCGTATAACTCCCCTTCACCGCAGCAACCTCCTCGGGAGTCCCCTGCGCCACAACCTGCCCGCCCCGCACGCCGCCATCCGGGCCGAGGTCGAGGATAAAGTCAGCCGTCTTGATCACATCCAGATTGTGCTCGATCACCACCACGCTGTTCCGCTGGTCCACCAGCCGGTGCAGCACTTCGAGCAGTTTGCGCACGTCTTCGAAGTGCAGGCCGGTGGTCGGTTCGTCGAGGATATAGAGCGTCTGCCCGGTGCTGCGTTTGGCTAACTCCTTGGCGAGCTTTACGCGCTGCGCCTCGCCGCCTGACAGGGTCGTCGCCTGCTGGCCGACCTTGACGTAGCCGAGCCCGACCTCGTTGAGCATATGCATCTTGTCGCGGATCGGGGGGACGGCCTTGAAGAATTCCTCCGCATCCTCGATCGTCATGTCGAGCACGTCGGCGATGGAGTGGCCCTTGAACTTCACCTCCAGCGTTTCGCGGTTGTAGCGCTTGCCGCCGCATTCCTCGCAGGTGACGTAGACGTCGGGGAGGAAGTGCATCTCGATCTTGATCAGCCCGTCGCCGGTGCAGGCCTCGCAGCGGCCGCCCTTGACGTTGAAGCTGAAGCGGCCGGGCTTGTAGCCGCGCGCCTGCGCCTCCGGCAGGCCGGCGAACCAGTCGCGGATATTGGTGAAGGCGCCGGTGTAGGTGGCGGGGTTGGAGCGCGGCGTGCGGCCGATGGGCGACTGGTCGATCTCGATCACCTTGTCGCAATATTCGAGGCCGGTGACCTTGTCATGCGCGCCCGCGATCACCCGCGCGCCGTTGAGCGTGCGCGCGGCGGCGGCATAGAGCGTGTCGATGGTGAAGCTGGACTTGCCGCTGCCCGAAACGCCGGTGATGCAGGTGAAGGTGCCGAGCGGTAGGGAGGCGGTGACGTCCTTGAGGTTGTTCGCCCGCGCGCCATGGACGGTCAGCTGGTGGCCGTTGCCCTTGCGGCGCGTTTGCGGGACGGCGATTTCGCGCCGGCCGGAGAGGTAATCGGCGGTGAGCGAGTTCTTCGCCTTGAGCACTTGCTTGAGCGTGCCCTGCGCCACCACCTCGCCCCCGCGCACCCCCGCGCCGGGGCCGAGATCGACCACATGGTCAGCCTGGCGGATCGCGTCTTCGTCGTGCTCGACCACGATCACCGTGTTGCCAAGGTCGCGCAGCCGCTTGAGGGTTTCCAGCAGCCGGTCGTTGTCGCGCTGGTGCAGGCCGATGCTGGGCTCGTCGAGCACGTAGAGCACGCCCGAGAGGCCGGAGCCGATCTGGCTGGCGAGGCGGATGCGCTGGCTCTCCCCGCCTGAGAGCGTGCCGCTGGTGCGGTCGAGATTGAGGTAGTCGAGCCCGACATTATCGAGGAAGCCCAGTCGCTCGTTGATTTCCTTCAGGATCGCGCGGGCGATCTGCTGCTGCTGGTCATTGAGGTGGCGGTCGAGATCGAGGAACCAGTCCTTCGCATCGCTGACGCTCATCTTGACCGGAGCGGCGATATCGGTCGGGCCTTTCGCGCTGGGGATCTTCACCGCCAGCGCCTTCTCGTTCAATCGCTTGCCCTCGCAGGTCTCGCACGGCTGCGCGGTCTGGAACTTGGCCAGCTCCTCGCGCATCCACGCGCTGTCGGTCTGCCGCAGGCGGCGGTTGAGATTGCCGATCACCCCCTCGAACGGCTTGGTGACGGTATATTCCTTGCGCCCGTCCTTGAAGGTGAGCGCCACCGGCATGCCGCCCGTGCCGTGGAGGATGATATCGCGCTGGTCGCGCTCAAGCTCGTTCCACGGGGTAGTGAGGTCGAACTCATAGGCGCGCGCGAGGCTCTGCAGCACCTGCATGTAATAGGGCGACGGCGGGTTGGACTTGGCCCACGGCACCACCGCCCCCTGCTTCAGGCTGAGCGCTTCATTCGGCACCACCAGCTGCGGATCGAACAGCTGCTTCTCGCCGATCCCGTCGCAGGTCGGGCATGCCCCCTGAGGCGCGTTGAAGGAGAACAGCCGCGGTTCGATTTCCTCGATGGTGAAGCCGCTGACGGGGCAGGCGAATTTCTCGGAGAAGACGATGCGGTTGGCGGGGATGCCCGCGCCCTTCATCTTGCCGCCATCCTGCGCCCCCGCGGAGGCGGGGGCCTCAGTCGGTTGAGCGCCTTCGCCTGAGGTCCCCGCCTTCGCGGGGACTCGGTCCAGGTCAGCCAGATCGACGTACGCCAGCCCTTCGGCCAGCTTGAGCGCAGTCTCGAAACTGTCTGCCAGCCGCGTCTCCAGCCCCTCTTTCACCGCCAGCCGGTCGACCACGACCTCGATGTCATGCTTGAACTTCTTGTCGAGCGCAGGCGCCTCCTCGATAGGATACATCTCGCCATCGATCCGCACGCGGGTAAAGCCGGCCTTCTGCCATTCGGCCAGTTCCTTGCGGTATTCGCCCTTGCGTCCGCGCACCACCGGCGCGAGCAGGTACAGCCGCGTGCCTTCGGGCAGAGCCATCACCCGATCGACCATGTTGGAGACGGTCTGCGCCTCGATCGGCTGGCCGGTCGCGGGAGAATACGGCACACCCACGCGCGCCCACAGCAGGCGCATGTAGTCGTAGATCTCGGTGACGGTCGCCACGGTCGAGCGCGGGTTGCGGCTGGTGGTCTTCTGCTCGATGCTGATAGCGGGGCTCAAGCCATCGATATGCTCGACATCGGGCTTCTGCATCATCTCGAGGAACTGCCGCGCATAGGCGCTCAAGGACTCGACATAGCGCCGCTGCCCCTCGGCATAGATGGTGTCGAACGCGAGCGACGACTTGCCCGAGCCCGAAAGCCCGGTGATGACGATCAGGCTGTCCCGCGGCAGGTCGATATCGACCCCCTTGAGATTATGCTCGCGCGCGCCGCGGACGGAAATTGTGGTGAGTGCCATGGGCGCTCCAGATGGGGTGTGTTGCGATCAGAGTCCAGCGGGGCTTTGGGCGGTGGTGCCACTGGCCGGTTTTGGACCGCATGTTCCTGAAATGTTCGCACAGGTCAAGAGCGCGCGGGCGGCTTTCCCACCCGTGACGGCGATCACGCGCCAGAGTTTCCACACATGCCAGGATGCATCTCGATCTGAGGAGATAGAGATGCCCACAGGCCATGCAATTCACATAGGACTCAACTCCGTCGACCCTGACCAATACGATGGCTGGGATGGGCAGCTGAACGCGCCGGAAAATGATCTCCAAGAAATGGAGGATCTGACCACCGACGCAGGATTTGGGAAGAAGGACATCCTCAAGGGTGAAGCCGCGACCCGCGAAAATGTCCGAAATGCCATTGCCTCGGCCGCGCAGAGTCTAGAATCCGACGATCTGCTGGTAATCTCCTATTCGGGGCACGGTACGAGGGTGCCTGACTTAAATGGAGACGAACGGCGCGACGGCAAAGACGACGCCTGGTGCCTCTACGATGGCCTGCTCTTTGATGATGAGCTCGAGTACCATTGGTACCTGTTTGAAAAAGACGTTCGTATCATCCTGATCTCGGACAGCTGCCATTCTGGCACAATGTCGCGTGACAGCGTCTTGCCGCGTTCATTTGGAAACTTCGTCGACCTGAAGGTTCCAAGAATCATGCCGACGTCGGTGGCCCGCAGAACCATCAGAGAGTCGCGTGAAAAATATACTGAGATTCAATTGGCTGCTGCTTCTGCCATTGAAACTGTGCGAGCCGAGAAAGGCATTGATCGCCCCCAATGTGCCGTCCGGTTGCTCGCCGCATGCATGGAGTCCCAGCTAGCATTCGAAGTTGGGGCCAACGGCGTCTTCACCGAAGCAATCATGCAAGCGTGGGACGAAGGCAAATTCAGGGGAAGTTACCAATCCTTCTACCGGCTCGTGACGGCGCTAACTCCCCGATACCAGACGCCGCAGCACAGGGTGGATTGGAACCGCCTGCCAGCATTTGACCAACAGAATCCATTCCAGATCTAGGAGAGTAACGATGCGCCTGTCTAAGATGATTACAGTTAGCCTCGGGGCAATCGCGTTGGGCCTCGGTCAAAATGTGCTGGCCGAAGAGAGCGAGGATGCGTCCTCCTCTGATAAGCCTTCGATTACAGAGGAGATGACATCCCTTTCCGAGCTCATCCAGGGCCTGAAAGATAATGACGACACCACAGTTGAAGAGAATGGCGGCGAAATTGAAGCCGCTCTCCTTTCAGCGGGCGCTATCTCATCAGCTGCGCAAAAGATCTGTGATGACATAGGTGCGCAATCTCCAGGTACCACTGAATTCCTGATGCTGACCGATCAAGATCGCAAGGATGTGCAAAAGGGGGCAGCCTACGAAGCCCAGATCCGGATTGTCACTGAAGCCCTTCGTGCGTCAATCGAAGGTGGCCAGGCTGGCGGGCCTGCAGTGGCGGGTGGTGACGGTTCTCGCGGATTCTTGACGACATTCGGAACCGTACTGCAGCTGATCTCTGCAATCTCGGCATCGGACGACACTGTTTCGAAGATCGAAGGCACCATCAATGATGTCGAGGTCCTCAAGGATGCTGTAGGGGCGTGCTTGGTCAAAGGTCAAAAGACAGTTCGCCAACCACGGTCAATTCTTCCCCGAAGTGATGACGCTGGTCTTGTCTTTCAGCCCCTAGCGGAAGCGACAGAGGCCTATTCAAATGTAATTGCCATACCTCAGGACAAACGTAGCGATGCGCAAAAAGCAGCTATCGGTGCCTATGAAAATCTCCTCAAGAAGCTAGGGGATGCCGCCAACGATGGAGCACTCTTCGAACAAATCGTACGTGCGCGAACCTGGTCGGATAGCCTGGGTGACACAGCACCTGGCGGCGCTGTAGCCGTAATCGATCTCAGCATCGCCAAATCCGGTGGAACGCTGCTGAAGCGCAAGAATTTGGGCACTGCCCTGGGATTCAAATCCCTCGCTGTGACCGCCGGCCTGATCGTCAACTACAAACTTTCATCTCCGGCAAACGGTGCCATTGCTGCCAGCGGCATTGTCTATTGCACAACAACCCAACGGTCATTTGGCGCCATCCACAAGCTGGACGACACCTCAAAGGTTGCAAATTGCAAGTCGACCCTTCCCAAGA encodes:
- the uvrA gene encoding excinuclease ABC subunit UvrA: MALTTISVRGAREHNLKGVDIDLPRDSLIVITGLSGSGKSSLAFDTIYAEGQRRYVESLSAYARQFLEMMQKPDVEHIDGLSPAISIEQKTTSRNPRSTVATVTEIYDYMRLLWARVGVPYSPATGQPIEAQTVSNMVDRVMALPEGTRLYLLAPVVRGRKGEYRKELAEWQKAGFTRVRIDGEMYPIEEAPALDKKFKHDIEVVVDRLAVKEGLETRLADSFETALKLAEGLAYVDLADLDRVPAKAGTSGEGAQPTEAPASAGAQDGGKMKGAGIPANRIVFSEKFACPVSGFTIEEIEPRLFSFNAPQGACPTCDGIGEKQLFDPQLVVPNEALSLKQGAVVPWAKSNPPSPYYMQVLQSLARAYEFDLTTPWNELERDQRDIILHGTGGMPVALTFKDGRKEYTVTKPFEGVIGNLNRRLRQTDSAWMREELAKFQTAQPCETCEGKRLNEKALAVKIPSAKGPTDIAAPVKMSVSDAKDWFLDLDRHLNDQQQQIARAILKEINERLGFLDNVGLDYLNLDRTSGTLSGGESQRIRLASQIGSGLSGVLYVLDEPSIGLHQRDNDRLLETLKRLRDLGNTVIVVEHDEDAIRQADHVVDLGPGAGVRGGEVVAQGTLKQVLKAKNSLTADYLSGRREIAVPQTRRKGNGHQLTVHGARANNLKDVTASLPLGTFTCITGVSGSGKSSFTIDTLYAAAARTLNGARVIAGAHDKVTGLEYCDKVIEIDQSPIGRTPRSNPATYTGAFTNIRDWFAGLPEAQARGYKPGRFSFNVKGGRCEACTGDGLIKIEMHFLPDVYVTCEECGGKRYNRETLEVKFKGHSIADVLDMTIEDAEEFFKAVPPIRDKMHMLNEVGLGYVKVGQQATTLSGGEAQRVKLAKELAKRSTGQTLYILDEPTTGLHFEDVRKLLEVLHRLVDQRNSVVVIEHNLDVIKTADFILDLGPDGGVRGGQVVAQGTPEEVAAVKGSYTGQYLKPMLARQREAAE
- a CDS encoding caspase family protein; this encodes MGAPDGVCCDQSPAGLWAVVPLAGFGPHVPEMFAQVKSARAAFPPVTAITRQSFHTCQDASRSEEIEMPTGHAIHIGLNSVDPDQYDGWDGQLNAPENDLQEMEDLTTDAGFGKKDILKGEAATRENVRNAIASAAQSLESDDLLVISYSGHGTRVPDLNGDERRDGKDDAWCLYDGLLFDDELEYHWYLFEKDVRIILISDSCHSGTMSRDSVLPRSFGNFVDLKVPRIMPTSVARRTIRESREKYTEIQLAAASAIETVRAEKGIDRPQCAVRLLAACMESQLAFEVGANGVFTEAIMQAWDEGKFRGSYQSFYRLVTALTPRYQTPQHRVDWNRLPAFDQQNPFQI